One part of the Gemmatimonas sp. genome encodes these proteins:
- the tyrA gene encoding bifunctional chorismate mutase/prephenate dehydrogenase, whose translation MTQAGAQDGAAPPRPLAVVRAMIDALDRDLLQILARRMALVGEVAAWKRQHGIRIRDPQREQEVLQDRHDRALELGLPPGEIESIFRVLLRSSRDQQAALRAEVPSGAAPRTVAVIGGHGKIGRVLVRLFGDLGHQPLVVDTDTVLRAEEAAAAAEVTVISVPIDQTEAVVRAVGPHVPATGLLMDVTSIKAAPMQAMLESTAASVVGTHPMFGPNVHTLQGQRVVLCRGRGDVWADWLASMLAARGLVITETTAAHHDRIMSVVQVLTHFQTQVQGLTLARLGLPLSETLPFTSPAYLLELYVAARHFAQDPALYGPIEMRNPATAEITAAYGQAVAELADVLANGDQEHFSRLFGEVRTFFGDFTAEALVQSSFLIDRIVERS comes from the coding sequence GTGACGCAGGCCGGAGCGCAAGACGGGGCGGCCCCCCCGCGTCCGTTGGCCGTGGTGCGGGCCATGATCGACGCGCTCGATCGCGACCTGCTGCAGATCCTCGCCCGACGCATGGCGCTCGTGGGCGAGGTGGCTGCCTGGAAGCGCCAGCATGGTATTCGCATTCGGGATCCGCAGCGGGAGCAGGAGGTGCTGCAGGATCGGCACGATCGTGCGCTGGAACTCGGGCTTCCACCCGGCGAGATCGAGTCGATCTTTCGGGTGCTCCTGCGCTCCAGTCGCGACCAGCAGGCAGCGCTGCGCGCCGAGGTACCGTCGGGGGCGGCTCCGCGCACGGTGGCCGTCATTGGCGGGCACGGCAAGATCGGTCGGGTGCTGGTACGCCTCTTTGGCGATCTCGGTCACCAGCCTCTGGTCGTCGACACGGATACGGTGCTGCGAGCCGAGGAAGCCGCGGCAGCCGCCGAGGTGACCGTGATCAGCGTCCCCATTGACCAGACCGAGGCCGTGGTGCGGGCCGTGGGACCGCACGTCCCGGCCACGGGACTGCTCATGGATGTGACAAGCATCAAGGCGGCGCCCATGCAGGCCATGCTGGAGAGCACGGCGGCGAGCGTGGTGGGCACGCACCCCATGTTCGGTCCCAACGTGCACACGCTGCAGGGGCAGCGTGTGGTGCTCTGTCGCGGCCGCGGCGATGTCTGGGCCGATTGGCTTGCCTCCATGCTCGCCGCCCGTGGCCTGGTAATAACGGAAACCACCGCGGCGCATCACGACCGCATCATGTCGGTGGTCCAGGTGCTGACCCACTTCCAGACCCAGGTCCAGGGGCTGACGCTGGCCCGACTCGGGCTGCCGCTCAGCGAAACCCTGCCGTTCACCTCACCCGCCTATCTCCTCGAGCTGTACGTGGCGGCGCGGCACTTCGCGCAGGATCCCGCGTTGTACGGTCCCATCGAAATGCGGAACCCGGCCACCGCCGAAATCACCGCCGCCTATGGCCAGGCCGTCGCCGAGCTGGCCGACGTACTCGCGAACGGTGATCAGGAGCACTTTTCCCGACTGTTCGGTGAGGTCCGCACGTTCTTCGGCGACTTCACCGCCGAGGCGCTCGTTCAGTCGAGCTTCCTCATCGACCGCATCGTCGAGCGCAGCTGA